Proteins encoded by one window of Dreissena polymorpha isolate Duluth1 chromosome 11, UMN_Dpol_1.0, whole genome shotgun sequence:
- the LOC127849511 gene encoding uncharacterized protein LOC127849511 isoform X4, whose product MAEGGVGCTESESGYSSLYSRHSRNHLEIMSMEICTIMTRLGYGEMMRRWRVEKYREYDRLMNARSLNKQGNAVTYITAGSKAEGLTCYLESDWDILFVLTDVLCVQADINLLTISDDIDVFRMDTMDTRVYSGHCRLLQERPAAHARYDIITKALCDNGYGGVLLSSSLLLDEFSAKLPYGEYHEQAGPSLPDTFQGVLHSDRVIALPCYCPSILQRWADRRRNWPSPTIVQKVVSLGAVVTPVGFKGRDYKHIEWRICFNTGEAELVNNLNDTQAKVYVILKMILRDIIKPNNKEITSYVLKNIILWQAENTPQTEFHSRSLLYWLHDGLKKLRTAIEKKRLCYYMIPERNLMEACGMHDYQQHKWVADITDMLEEGPNVFLRLKKLRKAIVASPEPMMWFSKKRMELEMLRLEYRNRSMQCTDEHGKVEYSDFMLKKIENRIFDVINEVKVVAILNDSYINELPDIGHRMLM is encoded by the exons ATGGCAGAAGGAGGCGTCGGATGTACAGAGTCAGAGTCTGGatacagcagcctgtacagtcgtcactctcgg AATCATCTTGAAATCATGTCCATGGAGATCTGTACTATAATGACCCGGTTGGGTTACGGCGAGATGATGAGACGGTGGCGCGTTGAGAAGTACAGGGAGTATGACAGGCTGATGAATGCACGATCTTTGAATAAACAAGGAAACGCAGTTACATATATCACAGCTGGGAGCAAGGCAGAGGGACTGACCTGCTATTTGGAAAGCGACTGGGACATATTATTTGTGCTAACGGATGTCCTCTGTGTGCAAGCTGATATCAATCTGCTCACTATTTCAGACGACATAGATGTGTTTAGGATGGATACGATGGATACACGTGTATATTCAGGGCACTGCAGACTGTTACAAGAGAGACCAGCTGCTCATGCACGTTATGATATAATTACCAAGGCTCTGTGTGATAATGGATATGGGGGCGTTCTATTAAGTAGTAGCTTATTGCTTGATGAATTTTCGGCTAAATTACCATATGGTGAGTATCATGAACAAGCCGGGCCGTCATTGCCTGATACATTTCAAGGTGTACTTCATTCTGACAGAGTAATCGCACTACCTTGTTACTGCCCCAGCATCCTACAGAGATGGGCTGACAGACGACGTAATTGGCCATCACCAACTATAGTTCAGAAAGTAGTATCATTAGGAGCCGTGGTTACTCCGGTAGGGTTTAAGGGACGCGATTACAAGCACATAGAGTGGAGGATTTGCTTCAACACCGGCGAGGCAGAACTTGTTAACAACCTTAACGACACACAAGCAAAAGTATATGTCATTCTTAAAATGATCCTCAGAGATATAATAAaaccaaataataaagaaataacatcGTACGTGTTGAAAAACATCATATTATGGCAAGCTGAAAATACTCCACAGACAGAGTTTCATTCACGCAGCTTACTTTATTGGTTGCATGACGGACTGAAAAAACTTAGGACTGCTATTGAGAAAAAACGACTTTGCTATTACATGATTCCGGAAAGAAATCTTATGGAAGCCTGTGGTATGCATGATTACCAGCAACATAAATGGGTAGCAGATATCACGGACATGCTAGAGGAAGGGCCCAATGTATTCTTGAGACTGAAGAAATTAAGAAAGGCGATTGTCGCGTCCCCAGAGCCGATGATGTGGTTCAGCAAAAAAAGGATGGAGCTAGAGATGCTGCGGCTGGAGTATAGGAATAGATCTATGCAATGTACAGATGAGCATGGGAAGGTTGAGTACTCCGATTTCATGCTGAAGAAGATAGAGAACCGCATATTTGATGTTATCAACGAGGTTAAAGTGGTTGCGATATTGAATGACAGTTATATCAATGAACTGCCGGATATTGGCCACAGAATGCTtatgtga
- the LOC127849511 gene encoding uncharacterized protein LOC127849511 isoform X1 codes for MITLIIHIFLRTMSGYNLQLRRDVRKIHPPRMLPSKFTYKIANVNAHVPMNGKQAQSEQKIDKNHLEIMSMEICTIMTRLGYGEMMRRWRVEKYREYDRLMNARSLNKQGNAVTYITAGSKAEGLTCYLESDWDILFVLTDVLCVQADINLLTISDDIDVFRMDTMDTRVYSGHCRLLQERPAAHARYDIITKALCDNGYGGVLLSSSLLLDEFSAKLPYGEYHEQAGPSLPDTFQGVLHSDRVIALPCYCPSILQRWADRRRNWPSPTIVQKVVSLGAVVTPVGFKGRDYKHIEWRICFNTGEAELVNNLNDTQAKVYVILKMILRDIIKPNNKEITSYVLKNIILWQAENTPQTEFHSRSLLYWLHDGLKKLRTAIEKKRLCYYMIPERNLMEACGMHDYQQHKWVADITDMLEEGPNVFLRLKKLRKAIVASPEPMMWFSKKRMELEMLRLEYRNRSMQCTDEHGKVEYSDFMLKKIENRIFDVINEVKVVAILNDSYINELPDIGHRMLM; via the exons ATGATCACTTTGATAATTCATATATTTCTTCGTACTATGTCTGGTTACAATCTACAACTCAGACGTGATGTCAGGAAGATCCATCCGCCTAGGATGCTTCCAAGCAAATTCACGTACAAAATTGCAAATGTTAATgcccatgtccctatgaatggaaagcaggcacaaaGCGAgcagaaaatagataaa AATCATCTTGAAATCATGTCCATGGAGATCTGTACTATAATGACCCGGTTGGGTTACGGCGAGATGATGAGACGGTGGCGCGTTGAGAAGTACAGGGAGTATGACAGGCTGATGAATGCACGATCTTTGAATAAACAAGGAAACGCAGTTACATATATCACAGCTGGGAGCAAGGCAGAGGGACTGACCTGCTATTTGGAAAGCGACTGGGACATATTATTTGTGCTAACGGATGTCCTCTGTGTGCAAGCTGATATCAATCTGCTCACTATTTCAGACGACATAGATGTGTTTAGGATGGATACGATGGATACACGTGTATATTCAGGGCACTGCAGACTGTTACAAGAGAGACCAGCTGCTCATGCACGTTATGATATAATTACCAAGGCTCTGTGTGATAATGGATATGGGGGCGTTCTATTAAGTAGTAGCTTATTGCTTGATGAATTTTCGGCTAAATTACCATATGGTGAGTATCATGAACAAGCCGGGCCGTCATTGCCTGATACATTTCAAGGTGTACTTCATTCTGACAGAGTAATCGCACTACCTTGTTACTGCCCCAGCATCCTACAGAGATGGGCTGACAGACGACGTAATTGGCCATCACCAACTATAGTTCAGAAAGTAGTATCATTAGGAGCCGTGGTTACTCCGGTAGGGTTTAAGGGACGCGATTACAAGCACATAGAGTGGAGGATTTGCTTCAACACCGGCGAGGCAGAACTTGTTAACAACCTTAACGACACACAAGCAAAAGTATATGTCATTCTTAAAATGATCCTCAGAGATATAATAAaaccaaataataaagaaataacatcGTACGTGTTGAAAAACATCATATTATGGCAAGCTGAAAATACTCCACAGACAGAGTTTCATTCACGCAGCTTACTTTATTGGTTGCATGACGGACTGAAAAAACTTAGGACTGCTATTGAGAAAAAACGACTTTGCTATTACATGATTCCGGAAAGAAATCTTATGGAAGCCTGTGGTATGCATGATTACCAGCAACATAAATGGGTAGCAGATATCACGGACATGCTAGAGGAAGGGCCCAATGTATTCTTGAGACTGAAGAAATTAAGAAAGGCGATTGTCGCGTCCCCAGAGCCGATGATGTGGTTCAGCAAAAAAAGGATGGAGCTAGAGATGCTGCGGCTGGAGTATAGGAATAGATCTATGCAATGTACAGATGAGCATGGGAAGGTTGAGTACTCCGATTTCATGCTGAAGAAGATAGAGAACCGCATATTTGATGTTATCAACGAGGTTAAAGTGGTTGCGATATTGAATGACAGTTATATCAATGAACTGCCGGATATTGGCCACAGAATGCTtatgtga
- the LOC127849511 gene encoding uncharacterized protein LOC127849511 isoform X2: MYRVRVWIQQPVQSSLSGKSEIRSICRHSSLYSRHSRNHLEIMSMEICTIMTRLGYGEMMRRWRVEKYREYDRLMNARSLNKQGNAVTYITAGSKAEGLTCYLESDWDILFVLTDVLCVQADINLLTISDDIDVFRMDTMDTRVYSGHCRLLQERPAAHARYDIITKALCDNGYGGVLLSSSLLLDEFSAKLPYGEYHEQAGPSLPDTFQGVLHSDRVIALPCYCPSILQRWADRRRNWPSPTIVQKVVSLGAVVTPVGFKGRDYKHIEWRICFNTGEAELVNNLNDTQAKVYVILKMILRDIIKPNNKEITSYVLKNIILWQAENTPQTEFHSRSLLYWLHDGLKKLRTAIEKKRLCYYMIPERNLMEACGMHDYQQHKWVADITDMLEEGPNVFLRLKKLRKAIVASPEPMMWFSKKRMELEMLRLEYRNRSMQCTDEHGKVEYSDFMLKKIENRIFDVINEVKVVAILNDSYINELPDIGHRMLM; the protein is encoded by the exons ATGTACAGAGTCAGAGTCTGGatacagcagcctgtacagtcgtcactctcgggtaagtcagagattAGAAGCATTTgcaggcacagcagcctgtacagtcgtcactctcgg AATCATCTTGAAATCATGTCCATGGAGATCTGTACTATAATGACCCGGTTGGGTTACGGCGAGATGATGAGACGGTGGCGCGTTGAGAAGTACAGGGAGTATGACAGGCTGATGAATGCACGATCTTTGAATAAACAAGGAAACGCAGTTACATATATCACAGCTGGGAGCAAGGCAGAGGGACTGACCTGCTATTTGGAAAGCGACTGGGACATATTATTTGTGCTAACGGATGTCCTCTGTGTGCAAGCTGATATCAATCTGCTCACTATTTCAGACGACATAGATGTGTTTAGGATGGATACGATGGATACACGTGTATATTCAGGGCACTGCAGACTGTTACAAGAGAGACCAGCTGCTCATGCACGTTATGATATAATTACCAAGGCTCTGTGTGATAATGGATATGGGGGCGTTCTATTAAGTAGTAGCTTATTGCTTGATGAATTTTCGGCTAAATTACCATATGGTGAGTATCATGAACAAGCCGGGCCGTCATTGCCTGATACATTTCAAGGTGTACTTCATTCTGACAGAGTAATCGCACTACCTTGTTACTGCCCCAGCATCCTACAGAGATGGGCTGACAGACGACGTAATTGGCCATCACCAACTATAGTTCAGAAAGTAGTATCATTAGGAGCCGTGGTTACTCCGGTAGGGTTTAAGGGACGCGATTACAAGCACATAGAGTGGAGGATTTGCTTCAACACCGGCGAGGCAGAACTTGTTAACAACCTTAACGACACACAAGCAAAAGTATATGTCATTCTTAAAATGATCCTCAGAGATATAATAAaaccaaataataaagaaataacatcGTACGTGTTGAAAAACATCATATTATGGCAAGCTGAAAATACTCCACAGACAGAGTTTCATTCACGCAGCTTACTTTATTGGTTGCATGACGGACTGAAAAAACTTAGGACTGCTATTGAGAAAAAACGACTTTGCTATTACATGATTCCGGAAAGAAATCTTATGGAAGCCTGTGGTATGCATGATTACCAGCAACATAAATGGGTAGCAGATATCACGGACATGCTAGAGGAAGGGCCCAATGTATTCTTGAGACTGAAGAAATTAAGAAAGGCGATTGTCGCGTCCCCAGAGCCGATGATGTGGTTCAGCAAAAAAAGGATGGAGCTAGAGATGCTGCGGCTGGAGTATAGGAATAGATCTATGCAATGTACAGATGAGCATGGGAAGGTTGAGTACTCCGATTTCATGCTGAAGAAGATAGAGAACCGCATATTTGATGTTATCAACGAGGTTAAAGTGGTTGCGATATTGAATGACAGTTATATCAATGAACTGCCGGATATTGGCCACAGAATGCTtatgtga
- the LOC127849511 gene encoding uncharacterized protein LOC127849511 isoform X7, with amino-acid sequence MSMEICTIMTRLGYGEMMRRWRVEKYREYDRLMNARSLNKQGNAVTYITAGSKAEGLTCYLESDWDILFVLTDVLCVQADINLLTISDDIDVFRMDTMDTRVYSGHCRLLQERPAAHARYDIITKALCDNGYGGVLLSSSLLLDEFSAKLPYGEYHEQAGPSLPDTFQGVLHSDRVIALPCYCPSILQRWADRRRNWPSPTIVQKVVSLGAVVTPVGFKGRDYKHIEWRICFNTGEAELVNNLNDTQAKVYVILKMILRDIIKPNNKEITSYVLKNIILWQAENTPQTEFHSRSLLYWLHDGLKKLRTAIEKKRLCYYMIPERNLMEACGMHDYQQHKWVADITDMLEEGPNVFLRLKKLRKAIVASPEPMMWFSKKRMELEMLRLEYRNRSMQCTDEHGKVEYSDFMLKKIENRIFDVINEVKVVAILNDSYINELPDIGHRMLM; translated from the coding sequence ATGTCCATGGAGATCTGTACTATAATGACCCGGTTGGGTTACGGCGAGATGATGAGACGGTGGCGCGTTGAGAAGTACAGGGAGTATGACAGGCTGATGAATGCACGATCTTTGAATAAACAAGGAAACGCAGTTACATATATCACAGCTGGGAGCAAGGCAGAGGGACTGACCTGCTATTTGGAAAGCGACTGGGACATATTATTTGTGCTAACGGATGTCCTCTGTGTGCAAGCTGATATCAATCTGCTCACTATTTCAGACGACATAGATGTGTTTAGGATGGATACGATGGATACACGTGTATATTCAGGGCACTGCAGACTGTTACAAGAGAGACCAGCTGCTCATGCACGTTATGATATAATTACCAAGGCTCTGTGTGATAATGGATATGGGGGCGTTCTATTAAGTAGTAGCTTATTGCTTGATGAATTTTCGGCTAAATTACCATATGGTGAGTATCATGAACAAGCCGGGCCGTCATTGCCTGATACATTTCAAGGTGTACTTCATTCTGACAGAGTAATCGCACTACCTTGTTACTGCCCCAGCATCCTACAGAGATGGGCTGACAGACGACGTAATTGGCCATCACCAACTATAGTTCAGAAAGTAGTATCATTAGGAGCCGTGGTTACTCCGGTAGGGTTTAAGGGACGCGATTACAAGCACATAGAGTGGAGGATTTGCTTCAACACCGGCGAGGCAGAACTTGTTAACAACCTTAACGACACACAAGCAAAAGTATATGTCATTCTTAAAATGATCCTCAGAGATATAATAAaaccaaataataaagaaataacatcGTACGTGTTGAAAAACATCATATTATGGCAAGCTGAAAATACTCCACAGACAGAGTTTCATTCACGCAGCTTACTTTATTGGTTGCATGACGGACTGAAAAAACTTAGGACTGCTATTGAGAAAAAACGACTTTGCTATTACATGATTCCGGAAAGAAATCTTATGGAAGCCTGTGGTATGCATGATTACCAGCAACATAAATGGGTAGCAGATATCACGGACATGCTAGAGGAAGGGCCCAATGTATTCTTGAGACTGAAGAAATTAAGAAAGGCGATTGTCGCGTCCCCAGAGCCGATGATGTGGTTCAGCAAAAAAAGGATGGAGCTAGAGATGCTGCGGCTGGAGTATAGGAATAGATCTATGCAATGTACAGATGAGCATGGGAAGGTTGAGTACTCCGATTTCATGCTGAAGAAGATAGAGAACCGCATATTTGATGTTATCAACGAGGTTAAAGTGGTTGCGATATTGAATGACAGTTATATCAATGAACTGCCGGATATTGGCCACAGAATGCTtatgtga